One genomic segment of Hordeum vulgare subsp. vulgare chromosome 2H, MorexV3_pseudomolecules_assembly, whole genome shotgun sequence includes these proteins:
- the LOC123431277 gene encoding uncharacterized protein LOC123431277: MSMAEEQYYAGPRAAPHGLLVAVVLGLLIAWPLFLQGDGGEAFTDTIAELLGPVGLLLLPVGLLIIISLLSSDRGPHMLAFGGSPDTVHHVGGSPIGLALMLALILALLYYRSALFGGGGDDDE; this comes from the coding sequence ATGTCAATGGCGGAGGAGCAGTACTACGCTGGCCCGCGCGCGGCCCCGCACGGGCTGCTGGTGGCGGTAGTGTTGGGGCTGCTGATTGCATGGCCGCTTTTCCTGCAGGGTGACGGCGGCGAGGCATTCACCGATACCATCGCCGAGCTGCTCGGCCCCGTGGGCCTGCTCCTCCTCCCTGTGgggctcctcatcatcatcagccTCCTCTCCTCCGACCGTGGCCCTCACATGCTCGCGTTCGGCGGCTCGCCCGACACCGTGCACCACGTCGGGGGATCTCCCATCGGCCTGGCGCTCATGCTGGCCCTCATCCTCGCCCTCCTCTACTACCGGTCTGCgctcttcggcggcggcggagacgacgACGAGTAG